One segment of Equus asinus isolate D_3611 breed Donkey chromosome 18, EquAss-T2T_v2, whole genome shotgun sequence DNA contains the following:
- the CXADR gene encoding coxsackievirus and adenovirus receptor isoform X5 has protein sequence MALLLRFVLLCGVADFTRSLSITTPDQMIEKAKGETAYLPCKFTLSPDDQGPLDIEWLLSPPDNQKVDQVIILYSGDKIYDDYYQDLKGRVHFTSSDLKAGDASINVTNLQLSDIGTYQCKVKKAPGVANKKIQLTVLVKPSGTRCYIDGSEEIGSDFKLKCEPKEGSLPLQYEWQKMSDPQKLPTSWLAEMTSSVINVKNASTEYSGTYSCTVRNRVGSDQCLLSLDVIPPSNRAGTIAGAIIGTLCALLVIGFIIFCCLKKRREEKYEKEVHHDIREDVPPPKSRTSTARSYIGSNHSSLGSMSPSNMEGYSKAQYNQVPSEDFERAPQSPTLPPAKVAAPNLSRMGAVPVMIPAQSKDGSIV, from the exons ATTTCACCAGAAGTTTGAGTATTACTACTCCTGACCAGATGATTGAAAAGGCCAAAGGAGAAACTGCCTATTTGCCCTGCAAGTTTACCCTTAGTCCGGATGACCAGGGACCGCTGGACATCGAGTGGCTACTGTCACCACCTGATAATCAGAAGGTGGATCAAGTG attattttatattctggagACAAAATTTATGATGACTACTATCAGGATCTGAAAGGACGAGTACATTTTACAAGTAGTGATCTCAAAGCTGGTGATGCATCAATAAATGTCACGAATTTACAGTTGTCAGATATTGGCACGTATCAGTGCAAAGTGAAAAAAGCTCCTGGTGTTGCAAACAAGAAGATCCAGCTGACGGTTCTTG ttaaGCCTTCAGGTACAAGATGTTACATTGATGGATCAGAAGAAATTGGAAGTGACTTTAAACTAAAATGTGAACCAAAAGAAGGTTCGCTTCCATTGCAATATGAATGGCAAAAAATGTCTGACCCGCAGAAGCTGCCCACCTCGTGGTTAGCAG AAATGACTTCATCtgttataaatgtaaaaaatgccAGTACTGAGTATTCTGGGACATACAGCTGTACAGTCAGAAACAGAGTGGGCTCTGATCAGTGCCTGCTGTCCCTGGATGTCATCCCTC CTTCAAATAGAGCTGGAACAATTGCTGGGGCTATTATAGGAACTTTGTGTGCTCTGTTGGTCATTGGTTTTATCATCTTTTGCTGTCTCAAAAAGcgcagagaagaaaaatatgaaaaggaagtTCATCATGATATCAG GGAAGATGTGCCGCCTCCTAAGAGCCGTACGTCCACTGCCAGGAGCTACATCGGCAGCAATCACTCATCTCTGGGATCCATGTCCCCTTCCAACATGGAAGGGTATTCCAAGGCTCAGTACAACCAAGTACCAAGCGAAGACTTTGAACGTGCTCCTCAGAGTCCGACTCTCCCGCCTGCTAAGGTAGCTGCCCCTAATCTCAGTAGGATGGGAGCGGTGCCCGTGATGATTCCGGCACAGAGCAAGGACGGGTCTATAGTATAG
- the CXADR gene encoding coxsackievirus and adenovirus receptor isoform X3, which yields MALLLRFVLLCGVADFTRSLSITTPDQMIEKAKGETAYLPCKFTLSPDDQGPLDIEWLLSPPDNQKVDQVIILYSGDKIYDDYYQDLKGRVHFTSSDLKAGDASINVTNLQLSDIGTYQCKVKKAPGVANKKIQLTVLVKPSGTRCYIDGSEEIGSDFKLKCEPKEGSLPLQYEWQKMSDPQKLPTSWLAEMTSSVINVKNASTEYSGTYSCTVRNRVGSDQCLLSLDVIPPSNRAGTIAGAIIGTLCALLVIGFIIFCCLKKRREEKYEKEVHHDIREDVPPPKSRTSTARSYIGSNHSSLGSMSPSNMEGYSKAQYNQVPSEDFERAPQSPTLPPAKLKYAYKTDSATVV from the exons ATTTCACCAGAAGTTTGAGTATTACTACTCCTGACCAGATGATTGAAAAGGCCAAAGGAGAAACTGCCTATTTGCCCTGCAAGTTTACCCTTAGTCCGGATGACCAGGGACCGCTGGACATCGAGTGGCTACTGTCACCACCTGATAATCAGAAGGTGGATCAAGTG attattttatattctggagACAAAATTTATGATGACTACTATCAGGATCTGAAAGGACGAGTACATTTTACAAGTAGTGATCTCAAAGCTGGTGATGCATCAATAAATGTCACGAATTTACAGTTGTCAGATATTGGCACGTATCAGTGCAAAGTGAAAAAAGCTCCTGGTGTTGCAAACAAGAAGATCCAGCTGACGGTTCTTG ttaaGCCTTCAGGTACAAGATGTTACATTGATGGATCAGAAGAAATTGGAAGTGACTTTAAACTAAAATGTGAACCAAAAGAAGGTTCGCTTCCATTGCAATATGAATGGCAAAAAATGTCTGACCCGCAGAAGCTGCCCACCTCGTGGTTAGCAG AAATGACTTCATCtgttataaatgtaaaaaatgccAGTACTGAGTATTCTGGGACATACAGCTGTACAGTCAGAAACAGAGTGGGCTCTGATCAGTGCCTGCTGTCCCTGGATGTCATCCCTC CTTCAAATAGAGCTGGAACAATTGCTGGGGCTATTATAGGAACTTTGTGTGCTCTGTTGGTCATTGGTTTTATCATCTTTTGCTGTCTCAAAAAGcgcagagaagaaaaatatgaaaaggaagtTCATCATGATATCAG GGAAGATGTGCCGCCTCCTAAGAGCCGTACGTCCACTGCCAGGAGCTACATCGGCAGCAATCACTCATCTCTGGGATCCATGTCCCCTTCCAACATGGAAGGGTATTCCAAGGCTCAGTACAACCAAGTACCAAGCGAAGACTTTGAACGTGCTCCTCAGAGTCCGACTCTCCCGCCTGCTAAG
- the CXADR gene encoding coxsackievirus and adenovirus receptor isoform X4, which translates to MIEKAKGETAYLPCKFTLSPDDQGPLDIEWLLSPPDNQKVDQVIILYSGDKIYDDYYQDLKGRVHFTSSDLKAGDASINVTNLQLSDIGTYQCKVKKAPGVANKKIQLTVLVKPSGTRCYIDGSEEIGSDFKLKCEPKEGSLPLQYEWQKMSDPQKLPTSWLAEMTSSVINVKNASTEYSGTYSCTVRNRVGSDQCLLSLDVIPPSNRAGTIAGAIIGTLCALLVIGFIIFCCLKKRREEKYEKEVHHDIREDVPPPKSRTSTARSYIGSNHSSLGSMSPSNMEGYSKAQYNQVPSEDFERAPQSPTLPPAKVAAPNLSRMGAVPVMIPAQSKDGSIV; encoded by the exons ATGATTGAAAAGGCCAAAGGAGAAACTGCCTATTTGCCCTGCAAGTTTACCCTTAGTCCGGATGACCAGGGACCGCTGGACATCGAGTGGCTACTGTCACCACCTGATAATCAGAAGGTGGATCAAGTG attattttatattctggagACAAAATTTATGATGACTACTATCAGGATCTGAAAGGACGAGTACATTTTACAAGTAGTGATCTCAAAGCTGGTGATGCATCAATAAATGTCACGAATTTACAGTTGTCAGATATTGGCACGTATCAGTGCAAAGTGAAAAAAGCTCCTGGTGTTGCAAACAAGAAGATCCAGCTGACGGTTCTTG ttaaGCCTTCAGGTACAAGATGTTACATTGATGGATCAGAAGAAATTGGAAGTGACTTTAAACTAAAATGTGAACCAAAAGAAGGTTCGCTTCCATTGCAATATGAATGGCAAAAAATGTCTGACCCGCAGAAGCTGCCCACCTCGTGGTTAGCAG AAATGACTTCATCtgttataaatgtaaaaaatgccAGTACTGAGTATTCTGGGACATACAGCTGTACAGTCAGAAACAGAGTGGGCTCTGATCAGTGCCTGCTGTCCCTGGATGTCATCCCTC CTTCAAATAGAGCTGGAACAATTGCTGGGGCTATTATAGGAACTTTGTGTGCTCTGTTGGTCATTGGTTTTATCATCTTTTGCTGTCTCAAAAAGcgcagagaagaaaaatatgaaaaggaagtTCATCATGATATCAG GGAAGATGTGCCGCCTCCTAAGAGCCGTACGTCCACTGCCAGGAGCTACATCGGCAGCAATCACTCATCTCTGGGATCCATGTCCCCTTCCAACATGGAAGGGTATTCCAAGGCTCAGTACAACCAAGTACCAAGCGAAGACTTTGAACGTGCTCCTCAGAGTCCGACTCTCCCGCCTGCTAAGGTAGCTGCCCCTAATCTCAGTAGGATGGGAGCGGTGCCCGTGATGATTCCGGCACAGAGCAAGGACGGGTCTATAGTATAG